A single region of the Montipora capricornis isolate CH-2021 chromosome 13, ASM3666992v2, whole genome shotgun sequence genome encodes:
- the LOC138029350 gene encoding uncharacterized protein, with amino-acid sequence MTNSSAVALLSMISFGILSVLASGDSSCGHVFEAQQDHTLLGHVMETWNVTDEFKCQLKCIGNDTCKSFNIHPPVGDKVMKICELNNKTRQMKPSQFKKKIGSTYYGALKISCVDLADTQSRQTQSGHCHPGYSGKHCTVAKGSHPGEPALSCKDIRKTTNVRKSGEYWIDPKGTGHPFKVYCDMTTEGGGWLLVLNVVTGSSPPSQLSVVTSYRGISDYHSNKMVITKSAMKEMYGDMKFDQLRFHCSKRQGRTFHVVTAANSSGNAVVQYFTGQTDVRPGSCGSFEKMADDNSRMADDCTRWGSKKWSLDFSKFRYNGWNDEQRLYNHVAWVYRSYHWTLTPDQHRFECDDHLKGVSHGDFWKVFVR; translated from the exons ATGACAAATTCCAGTGCAGTGGCCCTCCTTAGTATGATTTCTTTCGGAATCTTGAGCGTTCTGGCAAGTGGAGATTCAAGTTGTGGACACGTTTTTGAAGCTCAGCAGG ATCACACTTTGTTGGGGCATGTTATGGAAACTTGGAACGTTACAGATGAATTTAAATGTCAACTGAAATGCATCGGAAATGACACCTGCAAATCCTTTAACATTCATCCTCCTGTGGGCGACAAAGTCATGAAAATTTGCGAGCTGAACAACAAAACACGTCAAATGAAACCAAGTCAGTTTAAAAAGAAGATTGGATCGACCTACTATGGTGCTCTTAAG ATCTCCTGTGTCGACTTAGCGGACACTCAAAGTAGACAAACACAGAGCGGGCATTGTCATCCGGGATACTCAGGAAAGCATTGTACTG TTGCGAAAGGGTCGCATCCTGGCGAGCCTGCTTTGTCCTGTAAGGATATCAGGAAAACCACCAATGTGAGGAAGAGTGGGGAGTACTGGATTGATCCCAAGGGCACAGGACACCCGTTCAAAGTGTACTGTGACATGACAACTGAAGGAG GAGGCTGGCTTTTGGTTTTGAACGTTGTAACCGGTTCATCCCCTCCCAGTCAGCTATCTGTTGTGACGTCATATCGTGGAATAAGTGATTACCATAGCAACAAGATGGTGATCACAAAAAGCGCGATGAAGGAAATGTACGGTGACATGAAATTTGATCAACTACGATTCCACTGCAGCAAACGACAGGGGCGCACGTTCCACGTTGTCACGGCCGCTAACAGCTCTGGGAATGCTGTAGTCCAGTACTTTACGGGTCAGACGGATGTTAGGCCAGGTTCATGTGGCTCgtttgaaaaaatggcggaTGACAACTCCCGCATGGCAGACGATTGTACGCGATGGGGTTCAAAAAAGTGGTCGCTCGATTTCAGTAAGTTTCGCTATAATGGATGGAACGACGAGCAGAGATTATATAATCACGTTGCTTGGGTGTATAGATCTTATCACTGGACACTTACACCTGATCAGCACCGGTTTGAATGCGATGATCATCTCAAAGGAGTGTCTCATGGTGATTTTTGGAAAGTCTTTGTTCGTTAG
- the LOC138029353 gene encoding DNA polymerase delta subunit 3-like isoform X4, giving the protein MLYTFVEKQKALDSECKLNITYLIGGKCIANEDTAYRFAIIHEKDLEETKKTFSLVTSIHIYSVQRCKLKDSNSLCTVDYEVQQQHKNEDNRWSHICCPFAKHPADNGILRGNNAHHVNGVGHDDKKASSSKMVNGESDVSHTSKGAALRTEQKSKASGAKAGKGQMSALEMFAAKASTSKPEKSGNKKESIAREGNSEPKAAETTSSGNEARSMKSFFGRNMADSTVMKNSEKLSNIEAEIKGTFNKIEPAIPEKRDKFAESKNRKKRELSSDDEEDPLPAKLSKTVKSDSKVCKVSKSDKIKKQDDKEAEQSKSTKAGRKKAVTTESDEEPEEKPKKRRKRMKELPKEDSSDNDTGFDALLDLALFTEEGVTNAESEKKRGSDQHGSTRTDDLLPHQQARQACSETVEQRRKRKRELKSKTYMDDQGFMVTEKVWESDSTDASEDELKITSEPHLREKSPSPAKKTNKKIHADIKNKGAKQASLISFFKKS; this is encoded by the exons aAACTAAAAAGACCTTCTCACTTGTGACATCAATACATATTTACAGTGTTCAGAGATGCAAGTTAAAG GATTCCAATTCATTGTGCACAGTTGACTATGAggtacaacaacaacacaagaATGAGGACAACAG ATGGAGTCATATTTGTTGTCCCTTTGCAAAGCACCCAGCAGATAATGGGATTCTCAGGGGTAACAATGCCCATCATGTCAATGGTGTTGGGCatgatgataaaaaggcatCCAGCTCTAAAATGGTCAACGGAGAGTCTGATGTGAGTCACACTTCAAAAG GTGCTGCTCTGAGAACAGAACAAAAGTCCAAG GCATCAGGAGCCAAAGCAGGGAAAGGACAAATGTCTGCACTGGAGATGTTTGCTGCCAAAGCATCAACTTCAAAACCTGAGAAAAGTGgcaataaaaaagaaagcattGCAAGGGAAGGCAATAGTGAG CCAAAAGCTGCTGAAACAACATCAAGTGGAAATGAAGCTCGCAGCATGAAATCCTTCTTTGGCAGAAATATGGCAG ATTCAACAGTGATGAAGAATTCAGAGAAGCTAAGTAATATAGAAGCTGAAATAAAGGGCACTTTTAACAAAATTGAACCTGCTATTCCTGAGAAAAGGGACAAGTTTGCAGAAAGCAAGAATAGGAAGAAAAG AGAACTTTCATCTGATGATGAGGAA GATCCCTTACCAGCAAAACTGTCAAAGACTGTGAAGTCAGATTCAAAGG TGTGTAAAGTCTCAAAGAGTGACAAGATAAAG AAACAAGACGATAAAGAGGctgaacaaagcaaaag CACAAAGGCAGGAAGGAAAAAAGCTGTCACCACTGAGTCAG ATGAAGAACCAGAAGAAAAGCCAAAGAAGAGGAGAAAACGAATGAAAGAACTGCCCAAGGAAGACAGCAGTGATAATGATACTG GTTTTGACGCACTACTGGACTTGGCTCTGTTCACAGAGGAGGGAGTTACCAACGCCGAGTCAGAGAAAAAGCGTGGGTCCGATCAGCATGGCTCCACGAGAACTGACGATTTATTGCCACATCAGCAGGCTAGACAAGCATGCAGTGAAACAGTAGAGCAGCGGAGAAAGAGAAAACGAGAACTCAAGTCTAAAACGTACATGGACGATCAAGGCTTTATGG TGACAGAAAAAGTATGGGAAAGTGACTCAACAGATGCGAGTGAAGATGAGTTAAAAATAACAAGTGAACCGCACCTGAGAGAGAAATCCCCATCTCCAgccaagaaaacaaacaagaagaTTCATGCGGACATCAAAAACAAAGGCGCCAAACAAGCTTCTTTGATAAGTTTTTTCAAGAAATCGTAA